A stretch of Flexistipes sp. DNA encodes these proteins:
- a CDS encoding transketolase has translation MTNRFTNHKITDKELSELDSLAKICRADILKMTTLAASGHPGGSMSSIDMLLLLYKFANISPDNCRSLDRDRIIVSHGHTSPAVYSALGRNGFFDIDEAVSQFRLAGSIFEGHIERSVPGVEWSTGNLGQGLSAGCGMAVSGRLTGNDSQIYVLMGDGEQQKGQICEARRFAVKHKLNNITAFIDYNKLQISGSIEDVMPQNIRDEYTADGWMVFEVDGHNHKQLFDTIKKSKEVDRPVMILAKTVMGKGVSFMENIAGYHGKPLSEEQLEDALAELGIENNLERYKKMRKEFRFNAKQHKIPEYETSVNTGQPKAYTVETKMDNRSAFGNALTDIIQHNSLKKSNTPIAVFDCDLAGSVKTDKIKKEYGEVFFESGIQEHHTATCSGAASVNGVVSFFADFGVFGIDETYNQQRLNDINGTNLKVVTTHVGMDVGEDGKTHQCIDYIGTLRNLFGFKIIIPADPNQTDKAVRYAAANYGNFLIGVGRSKTPVISDENNKPFFGEDYNFEYGKMDILRNGDYPLFTHGAMVPYALEVQKILKEKDVSLKVINVSCPVAVDSKELNSLIDTDVIFTYEDHNKYTGIGSLIADKLLESGEKCPGIVKFGADKYAYSGKPAEVFKLMGIDPESVAEKILKNIK, from the coding sequence ATGACAAATAGATTCACGAATCATAAAATTACAGATAAAGAGCTTTCCGAGCTTGATTCTTTGGCAAAAATATGCAGGGCAGATATACTCAAGATGACAACCCTTGCAGCCAGCGGACATCCCGGCGGCTCAATGTCCTCAATAGACATGCTGCTTTTGCTGTATAAGTTTGCAAACATCAGTCCTGATAATTGCCGGTCGCTGGATAGGGACAGAATTATTGTTTCCCACGGTCACACATCTCCTGCCGTTTATTCTGCACTGGGCAGAAACGGCTTTTTTGATATTGATGAAGCTGTTTCACAGTTTCGTCTTGCAGGCAGTATCTTTGAAGGGCATATCGAAAGATCAGTACCTGGTGTTGAATGGTCCACCGGCAATCTGGGTCAGGGATTATCAGCCGGGTGCGGCATGGCAGTATCAGGCAGATTAACAGGAAATGATTCCCAGATTTATGTACTCATGGGAGACGGTGAGCAGCAGAAAGGACAAATTTGTGAGGCAAGAAGATTTGCAGTTAAGCATAAACTCAATAACATTACCGCATTTATCGATTACAACAAACTTCAGATCAGCGGCAGTATAGAAGATGTCATGCCTCAGAACATTAGAGATGAGTACACGGCTGATGGATGGATGGTTTTTGAAGTTGACGGTCACAATCACAAACAGCTTTTCGATACTATAAAAAAGAGTAAAGAAGTGGACAGACCTGTAATGATACTTGCAAAAACAGTCATGGGCAAAGGCGTGAGTTTCATGGAAAATATTGCCGGCTACCACGGGAAACCCTTAAGTGAAGAACAGCTGGAAGATGCTTTAGCTGAGCTTGGTATTGAAAACAATCTTGAGCGTTATAAAAAAATGCGCAAAGAATTCCGTTTTAATGCAAAACAACATAAAATCCCCGAATATGAAACATCTGTAAACACAGGTCAGCCAAAAGCTTATACCGTTGAAACAAAAATGGACAACAGATCCGCGTTCGGTAACGCTTTAACGGACATCATCCAGCACAATTCATTAAAAAAATCCAACACACCAATAGCAGTTTTCGACTGCGATTTGGCCGGTTCGGTAAAAACAGACAAAATAAAAAAAGAATACGGTGAAGTTTTCTTCGAATCAGGTATACAGGAACACCATACTGCCACATGCTCGGGAGCAGCTAGTGTTAACGGGGTTGTAAGCTTTTTTGCCGATTTCGGAGTGTTCGGGATTGATGAAACATATAATCAGCAGAGGTTAAATGACATAAACGGAACCAATCTGAAAGTTGTCACAACCCATGTGGGAATGGATGTGGGAGAAGACGGCAAGACACATCAGTGTATTGACTATATAGGTACTCTAAGAAACCTTTTTGGTTTTAAAATAATAATACCTGCAGACCCCAACCAAACGGATAAAGCGGTAAGGTATGCCGCTGCGAATTACGGTAATTTTCTTATAGGAGTCGGCAGATCCAAAACACCTGTTATTTCTGATGAAAACAACAAACCGTTTTTCGGTGAAGACTACAATTTTGAATACGGTAAAATGGACATTTTGAGAAACGGTGACTATCCTTTGTTCACACACGGAGCCATGGTACCTTATGCTCTTGAAGTGCAGAAGATTCTCAAAGAAAAAGATGTTTCACTTAAGGTGATAAATGTCAGCTGTCCGGTTGCTGTGGATTCAAAAGAGCTGAACTCTTTAATCGATACCGATGTAATCTTTACCTACGAAGATCATAATAAATATACAGGTATTGGAAGTTTGATCGCTGACAAACTGCTGGAAAGTGGTGAAAAATGCCCCGGAATAGTAAAATTCGGTGCGGATAAATACGCTTATTCCGGAAAACCTGCCGAAGTTTTTAAATTGATGGGAATAGATCCTGAATCTGTTGCCGAAAAAATTCTAAAAAACATAAAATGA
- a CDS encoding ABC transporter permease, with protein MNTLKLIAVITLRNLKEEKLFSIISILGVALGVGLFISILGTTQTAINSFTEDIKKLNPDTNYQIEPKFGKYFDESVYKLLIRNDYKPIPVIKTNGLHEKTDTSINLFGIDTFSAFKQSRIKISPEKINIRVFLNDIDGAILTKDVAQRIGVKTGDNFSLVIGNKKENYTVAGILSAKRIPTGIYQDIGNFQEKLSIFGKLSRIDLESNNADKLNNILPQSVRLVSKAGVIKNEKDILESFKFNLHFISFIAILVGFFMLYNTIFITVVKKRPQIGILRALGADKKQIIFLFIVQSIILGVIGSFLGLFLGQILSFYSSKMVEDTVTTIFKPVIIEEMFVFSSYALIAFIIGLAISLIAAILPAFEASRVKPTETVREGTFELRYRKFYKKAFVLGIILITVGICFSLADYYLKIFDQPFFSYAGVLLILAGFAAGSPYYLEKFLQKCQNLLKKIFHAPGTISSADIYSSLYRFSIALISVTVSTALIISMMVLINSFETSLKHWINKNLKADIFIKSSSCSSNFCFEPIDNNILSKIKNIDGIAALNPFMAMQGKFRGQDVIYGFGNEKVVKQYNHNMEDYKVTDSVAVSEYLNIKYGIEKGDEILLDTPAGQKKFKVREVFTSYSTTQGFIILDKSFQKKYWNSSAFTQLSIFLGKNADTAKTIEKIRKELGGKYTLDILNNKVLRQKVMGIFNNSFQITYAIQLTALIISLLGVANMLYAVALERKREISILKYLGADNKFLTKIYMISAGFIGFCGIIYGVILGIILSFIIIKVVNTISFGWSINIHLNIINMFATLVILLIFVILAGILPLKTIKQTDPKKSVSYE; from the coding sequence TTGAATACATTAAAATTGATAGCGGTAATAACATTAAGAAATCTGAAAGAGGAAAAACTTTTCAGCATTATTTCGATATTGGGAGTAGCTCTCGGTGTTGGCCTGTTTATATCTATACTGGGGACAACTCAAACTGCAATAAACAGTTTTACAGAGGATATCAAAAAACTTAACCCTGACACAAATTATCAAATAGAACCGAAATTCGGCAAATATTTTGACGAATCCGTTTACAAATTATTAATCAGGAACGATTACAAACCGATACCTGTAATTAAAACAAACGGGCTCCATGAAAAAACCGACACAAGTATCAATCTGTTCGGCATAGACACCTTTTCAGCATTCAAACAGTCCCGCATAAAAATTTCACCTGAAAAAATCAACATACGTGTTTTTTTAAACGATATTGATGGAGCCATCCTGACAAAAGACGTTGCACAAAGAATTGGAGTAAAAACAGGAGATAATTTCAGCCTGGTCATAGGTAATAAAAAGGAAAATTACACGGTTGCAGGCATATTGTCTGCAAAGAGAATACCCACAGGCATATATCAGGATATAGGCAACTTTCAGGAGAAACTGTCAATATTCGGCAAATTAAGCCGAATCGACTTGGAAAGCAATAATGCTGACAAGCTGAACAATATTCTCCCGCAATCCGTGCGGTTGGTCAGCAAAGCAGGTGTCATCAAAAATGAAAAAGACATTCTGGAATCTTTTAAATTTAATCTGCATTTCATAAGTTTTATTGCAATCTTGGTGGGCTTTTTCATGCTGTACAACACAATTTTTATTACAGTTGTGAAAAAACGCCCACAGATCGGGATATTGAGAGCTTTAGGTGCGGATAAAAAACAAATTATTTTTCTCTTTATTGTTCAGTCAATAATTTTGGGTGTCATCGGCTCGTTTTTAGGTTTATTTCTTGGGCAGATTCTTTCATTCTACTCTTCGAAAATGGTGGAAGACACCGTCACTACAATATTTAAACCCGTTATTATTGAAGAGATGTTTGTTTTCAGCAGTTATGCGCTAATCGCTTTTATTATCGGACTTGCAATCTCACTGATAGCTGCAATTTTACCGGCTTTTGAAGCTTCCAGAGTAAAACCCACAGAAACGGTAAGAGAGGGAACTTTTGAGCTGAGATACCGAAAATTTTACAAAAAAGCTTTCGTATTGGGCATAATTTTAATAACTGTGGGAATCTGTTTTAGTCTGGCTGATTATTATCTTAAAATATTTGATCAACCTTTCTTTTCTTATGCCGGTGTTTTGCTTATATTAGCCGGCTTTGCAGCGGGTTCACCGTATTATCTGGAAAAATTTCTGCAGAAATGCCAAAACCTTTTAAAAAAAATATTCCATGCTCCGGGGACGATTTCCTCGGCAGATATATACAGCAGTCTCTACAGATTTTCCATAGCACTGATAAGTGTCACCGTCTCCACCGCTCTAATAATAAGCATGATGGTTTTAATAAACTCATTTGAAACATCACTTAAGCATTGGATAAATAAGAATCTTAAAGCTGATATTTTCATAAAATCATCTTCATGCTCGTCCAACTTCTGTTTTGAGCCGATAGACAATAATATCCTCTCAAAAATAAAAAATATTGATGGAATCGCAGCACTCAATCCTTTTATGGCGATGCAGGGCAAATTCAGGGGGCAGGATGTAATATACGGTTTTGGAAATGAAAAAGTTGTAAAACAGTACAATCACAACATGGAAGATTACAAAGTCACTGACAGTGTGGCTGTTTCAGAATATCTAAACATAAAATACGGCATAGAAAAAGGTGACGAAATTTTGCTTGATACCCCTGCGGGGCAGAAAAAATTTAAAGTACGGGAAGTATTCACAAGCTACTCCACCACTCAGGGTTTTATCATTCTCGACAAATCTTTTCAAAAGAAATACTGGAACTCTTCAGCCTTCACCCAGCTCAGTATTTTTCTGGGAAAAAATGCAGATACTGCAAAAACAATAGAAAAAATAAGAAAGGAATTAGGAGGTAAATATACTCTGGACATTTTGAACAACAAAGTTCTGAGACAAAAAGTAATGGGAATTTTCAACAACAGCTTTCAGATAACATACGCCATTCAACTGACGGCACTGATAATTTCACTTCTTGGGGTGGCCAACATGTTATACGCTGTAGCCCTGGAAAGAAAAAGGGAGATCAGCATCCTGAAATATCTGGGTGCCGATAATAAATTTTTAACAAAAATTTACATGATTTCAGCAGGTTTCATCGGATTCTGCGGAATAATTTACGGTGTAATTCTGGGCATTATCCTCAGTTTTATAATTATAAAAGTCGTCAACACAATTTCCTTCGGCTGGAGTATAAACATTCATTTAAACATCATTAATATGTTTGCAACATTGGTGATCCTGTTAATATTTGTAATACTTGCAGGTATCCTCCCTTTAAAAACAATAAAACAGACCGATCCCAAAAAATCAGTCAGCTACGAGTAA